In the genome of Bacteroidia bacterium, one region contains:
- a CDS encoding DNA-3-methyladenine glycosylase — protein sequence MLPLKASKFNRYQEYDTLTLAKELLGKILVSVQDGTVTAGRIIETEAYLHNDPACHAFMNKKTKRNAAMFMSAGNSYVYLIYGMHYCFNVVSGQEGVGEAVLIRALEPLYGIEIMQKRRNTTKIEQLCSGPSKLCQAMGIDMSHNMLSLCSDKLYILDAEVQNRNIISTTRIGITKGTELPYRFLLY from the coding sequence ATGCTGCCATTAAAAGCATCAAAGTTTAATAGGTATCAGGAATACGATACACTTACGCTGGCAAAAGAGTTGTTGGGTAAAATTTTAGTATCCGTACAGGATGGCACTGTTACCGCGGGCAGAATTATAGAAACCGAAGCTTATTTACATAATGACCCTGCATGCCATGCTTTTATGAATAAAAAAACTAAGCGAAATGCCGCTATGTTTATGTCGGCAGGTAATAGCTATGTGTATTTGATTTATGGCATGCATTATTGTTTTAATGTAGTTAGTGGTCAAGAAGGAGTAGGAGAAGCTGTGTTGATTCGCGCTTTGGAACCCCTCTATGGAATAGAAATTATGCAAAAACGTAGAAACACAACCAAAATTGAACAACTTTGCAGTGGACCAAGCAAACTATGTCAAGCAATGGGGATTGATATGTCGCACAACATGCTTTCTTTATGTTCAGATAAGCTTTACATCTTGGATGCAGAAGTGCAAAATAGGAATATCATTTCTACTACTCGCATAGGTATAACTAAGGGTACAGAATTGCCTTACAGGTTTTTGTTGTATTGA
- a CDS encoding ATP-binding protein: MNQVFFPYGISNFETLVKDNYVFVDKTIFIEKLEQHKERNVSFLRPRRFGKSLWLSILEYYYDINQAHKFDQLFGNYYIGKNPTPLHNAYRILRFDFSGIDTSTKEKAKKGFAFSVLNAVREFADKYKLFTHEQRQFIYHQADAEEIINAFFRTYASNGYSEKIYLLFDEYDHFTNDILYRSWNEFVESVSKQGYIRKFYEVIKSATQQGVVDRLFITGVSSLTLDALTSGFNILTDLTHSLEFETMLGFTEKEVQQLVELTTKDKTLQAKILQEMKEWYNGYRFCETSHQTLYNSDMVLYYLKAFQETHTAPRRLLDPNIAPDYGKLKQMFEVVNLQKNQEVLEKVLQNGYIDAELIPIFNFEKGFTQADFINFLAYLGNLTIGGVDEITGRVHFKIPNKVIEELYWQYYADILNQIPELQSQSEAIDQAVIKMAKEGIYEDFFVLLEKVLQTLSNRDFSKFNEKYVKVVMVAYLVLSSIFDVRSEVELFGGGYPDVMLMRRPQRQREHHEYVIELKYLKKEEESRLDEVREEAKRQLLRYYQQDEVLRCKPYLHLLAVVCVKDVLYVEEVKVPA; encoded by the coding sequence ATGAACCAAGTATTCTTCCCCTATGGCATAAGTAACTTTGAAACACTAGTCAAAGACAACTACGTGTTTGTAGATAAAACTATTTTCATAGAAAAATTAGAGCAACACAAAGAAAGAAATGTATCCTTCTTACGCCCCCGCAGATTTGGTAAAAGCTTGTGGCTCTCTATTTTAGAGTACTACTACGACATTAACCAAGCCCACAAATTTGACCAACTCTTTGGAAACTACTACATCGGCAAAAACCCCACACCCCTGCACAACGCTTACCGAATTCTGCGTTTTGATTTCAGCGGCATAGACACCAGCACCAAAGAAAAAGCCAAAAAAGGATTTGCTTTTTCAGTACTTAACGCAGTAAGAGAATTTGCAGATAAATACAAACTCTTTACACACGAACAAAGACAATTCATTTACCATCAAGCTGATGCAGAAGAAATTATCAATGCCTTTTTTAGAACCTATGCATCCAATGGATATTCAGAAAAAATTTACTTGCTTTTTGATGAATATGACCATTTTACGAACGATATTTTGTACCGCAGTTGGAATGAGTTTGTAGAGAGTGTGTCTAAACAAGGCTACATCCGCAAGTTTTATGAAGTTATCAAAAGTGCCACGCAACAAGGAGTTGTGGATAGGCTATTTATCACAGGCGTTTCTTCTTTGACTTTGGACGCCCTGACCAGCGGTTTTAACATCCTGACCGACCTTACCCACAGCCTTGAATTTGAAACTATGCTCGGATTTACCGAAAAAGAAGTACAACAATTAGTAGAACTGACTACAAAAGACAAAACTCTGCAAGCTAAAATTTTGCAAGAAATGAAAGAATGGTACAACGGCTATCGGTTTTGTGAAACTTCTCACCAAACTCTGTACAATTCGGATATGGTTTTGTACTATTTGAAAGCTTTTCAAGAGACACACACTGCGCCCCGACGGTTGTTAGACCCTAACATTGCCCCTGACTATGGCAAACTCAAACAAATGTTTGAAGTGGTCAATCTGCAAAAGAACCAAGAAGTATTAGAAAAAGTACTACAAAATGGCTACATTGACGCCGAACTTATTCCGATATTCAACTTTGAAAAAGGTTTTACCCAAGCCGACTTTATCAACTTTTTGGCTTACTTGGGCAATTTGACCATTGGGGGCGTGGATGAAATTACAGGTAGAGTGCATTTCAAAATCCCTAACAAAGTGATTGAAGAACTGTATTGGCAGTATTATGCGGATATCCTAAACCAAATTCCTGAACTACAAAGCCAAAGTGAAGCAATAGACCAAGCCGTGATAAAAATGGCAAAGGAGGGAATATATGAAGATTTTTTTGTTTTGCTGGAAAAGGTTTTACAGACACTTTCCAATCGGGATTTTAGTAAGTTTAATGAGAAGTATGTAAAGGTAGTAATGGTGGCGTATTTAGTCTTGTCTAGTATTTTTGATGTAAGGAGTGAGGTAGAGCTTTTTGGGGGTGGTTATCCTGATGTGATGTTGATGAGAAGGCCGCAAAGGCAGCGGGAGCATCATGAGTATGTGATAGAGTTGAAGTATTTGAAAAAGGAGGAGGAGAGTAGGTTGGATGAGGTCAGAGAGGAGGCTAAGCGTCAATTGTTGAGGTACTACCAACAAGATGAGGTATTACGGTGTAAGCCGTATTTGCATTTGTTGGCAGTAGTGTGCGTAAAAGATGTGCTGTATGTAGAGGAGGTAAAAGTACCTGCGTAA
- a CDS encoding OmpA family protein, translating to MYKKVVILLAITVSVAVCQNAQPEPEWKVITFAGGLMGYKDGKGTEARFNRPNGMCIDIYDNIYVSDDGNNCIRKITPNGEVSTFVKGIHGCPVADKKGNIYVASEYEHVIYKVTPNGKISVFAGGGKPGYRDGVGKNALFNRPASIDIDANDNLIVAEMDGNYIRKISPDGTVTTIAGSGQAGYANGKGREASFDCPLGICMDVDDNIIIVDSRNKAIRKITPDGVVTTILNSRFKGYVDKTNGISSLSFETGRNDNIRYYGNFNWLDPYSLSGSNSWGGDVVLDKSHNNLYIADGGNNCILRVNFIDKTVSVFAGNGRAGSKDGPPSVATFNNPVEIVVDSKGNFFVVDNGGHAIRKIERSFPEIPKKRSDNAAIVVSPPKTKETVLIGKVIDAETKQPVETKVDLIYTKNNSKISCNHSKEGFKQTLKEGGEYQLVVEAQGYLPYETKIEVKEGTDNQTVIELHKIKKGEKVVLNNIYFEPNKYTLDPRSYEELERVYNFLKTYPTVRIRIEGHTDGGVKGTDPAYLQKLSEDRANEVKNWLVRKGIDKNRLEAVGYGSSRPIADNNTEEGRKKNRRTEFEIITE from the coding sequence ATGTATAAAAAAGTAGTTATCTTACTTGCTATTACTGTAAGTGTTGCAGTGTGTCAAAACGCACAGCCAGAACCCGAATGGAAGGTTATTACATTTGCAGGGGGATTGATGGGCTACAAAGATGGAAAAGGTACAGAAGCCCGCTTCAATAGACCTAACGGCATGTGCATAGATATCTATGACAATATCTACGTATCTGATGATGGAAATAACTGCATCCGTAAAATTACGCCAAATGGCGAAGTAAGCACTTTTGTTAAAGGAATACACGGATGCCCCGTTGCAGACAAAAAAGGTAATATCTACGTAGCTTCTGAATACGAGCATGTTATTTACAAAGTAACACCAAACGGTAAAATTTCTGTATTCGCAGGCGGAGGAAAACCAGGATACAGAGATGGAGTAGGTAAAAATGCTCTGTTTAATCGCCCTGCAAGCATAGATATTGATGCAAATGACAATCTTATCGTAGCTGAAATGGATGGAAATTATATCCGTAAAATTAGTCCTGACGGCACTGTAACCACTATCGCAGGAAGTGGTCAAGCTGGTTACGCTAATGGCAAAGGAAGAGAAGCCTCTTTTGACTGTCCATTAGGCATTTGTATGGACGTAGATGACAATATTATTATCGTAGATAGCAGAAACAAAGCAATTCGCAAAATTACCCCTGATGGTGTAGTTACCACTATTCTCAATAGCAGATTCAAAGGATACGTAGATAAAACTAATGGCATTAGCAGTTTGAGCTTTGAAACAGGTAGAAATGATAACATACGCTACTACGGCAATTTTAATTGGTTAGACCCTTACAGCTTATCTGGAAGTAACTCTTGGGGGGGGGATGTGGTATTAGATAAAAGCCATAACAATCTCTACATTGCTGATGGGGGCAACAACTGCATTCTAAGAGTTAATTTTATTGACAAAACAGTAAGTGTATTTGCAGGAAACGGTAGAGCAGGCAGTAAAGATGGACCACCTTCTGTAGCTACCTTCAATAATCCCGTAGAAATTGTAGTAGATAGTAAAGGAAATTTTTTTGTTGTAGATAATGGGGGACATGCTATAAGAAAAATTGAGCGCAGTTTTCCTGAAATTCCTAAAAAGAGAAGCGATAACGCTGCGATTGTAGTTAGCCCGCCTAAAACCAAAGAAACTGTTTTAATAGGTAAAGTAATTGACGCAGAAACTAAACAACCCGTAGAAACCAAAGTAGACCTCATTTATACAAAAAACAATTCTAAAATTTCTTGTAATCACTCAAAGGAGGGCTTTAAGCAAACGTTAAAAGAAGGCGGAGAATATCAGTTGGTTGTAGAAGCACAAGGCTACCTACCCTACGAAACTAAAATAGAAGTCAAAGAAGGAACGGACAACCAAACAGTAATAGAACTTCATAAAATAAAAAAAGGTGAAAAGGTAGTACTAAACAACATCTACTTTGAACCTAATAAATACACACTTGACCCTCGCTCTTATGAGGAACTAGAAAGAGTATATAACTTCCTTAAAACCTATCCTACGGTGCGGATTCGTATAGAAGGGCATACCGATGGTGGAGTTAAGGGAACCGATCCTGCTTATTTACAAAAGCTTTCCGAAGATCGTGCTAATGAGGTAAAGAATTGGCTTGTTCGTAAAGGCATAGATAAAAATCGTTTAGAAGCAGTAGGTTACGGTAGTTCTAGACCTATTGCGGATAATAATACCGAAGAGGGGCGTAAAAAGAATAGGCGGACTGAATTTGAAATTATTACAGAGTAG